The genomic stretch TAATCACagttaattgtagaaatgttaagtgaaaattggaAGATACATcaagattataaatcagaacgtaacatgacaaaacattgcctaaatagagcatgcgttttactgttttgagaagtaaagctgtttcacgttagatttgtgacaaacaataTCAGCCTCTCTAGTTAACTACATACTTACATCAATGGGAAgatcaaaattcaatgtttcggacgccagtagactgtTTTTTCCCCGACTTTTTAGGGGCTCAAAatatggttcgagttatcgaggctaaaattatatagaaatgatctgaggggaaacaaaaactacagtacttcgagttagcgggaggttcgagttatcgagggttcgagttactgagggtaaaattacagtaaatgtatgacggaaatccaggggaaatcaattttggttcgagttagcacaaggttcgagttagcgagggttcgagttatcgggagtcaactgtatggTCGTTTCTTGGCGATATGAGAGAAGCTCGGGCTTCCACCTCTGCCTGTCTTTCAAGAATTGAACTTTACGGGTCTGTTTTAAAGAGCTGGAATTGAGTTTAGAAAACAAACAAGTTATTAACTGGCCGTTTTTATGCTGGAGACGTTTAAGTCGTCTGGTGTAATACCGGGAGGCATAAAAGTAGAGGTACacattgaacaaaacagagttttctgaAAAGGACAAAACACTGACTCTTCCCAGTCGTTTTCGAACGGGTTGGGCGTATAAATGCTCCCACTTTACGCCGTCCCGCGTTTTTAGGCTAGGCCAATTTAACATCTGAGACGTTGAAGTCGTTTGTTAGGGAGTGCGTCTAAACGACGCACTTAACAGAAGACGTTAATGTCGTCAGGCGTTAAATGCGTGTCTTATTTGCCGTTTTTACAATAGATGTTATAGTCGTCCGTCTTATGACGGCTTTATCGTCTCTAGGATAAAAATGGCCATCAAATTGAGTACAAAAGTAGGTTAATGCATCCACTTCTCGTGTTTGGATATTGGATGAAACAGTGCGTGTCGTGTTTGAAATATTACGTCACACTATCTCTACCCTTTGAGCAGAGGCTAGTTTTTCGCTTACGTTGTGAAGTGCAAAATGTAGTCACGATCATTATCAGTACGCAATAtcgatttttcctgagattTTTTTGACATCTTGTCATAAATGGGCAGTTTATGCTGATCGTGCAAATACCAGGCTTAGGGCGCCTGTGGTTCGACAGTTTGTTCCAAATGAGCTCCCTTGCCATACGCGACATGGTGCTTTGAACATTGCTGTTCAATCTTCCCTGAAAGCTATCGACTGTTTTTGACAGAAGCATTGTGACGAAACGCTTATCTCAAGTACTGACTTGGGTCTGACCAAAAAGCTACACCAACTGTTTCTCCACTATATTTTCTtatatctttctttgtttttttccttgtatcTCCGTTGTCTGTTGTTGTTGCGAAAGTAGTTTCATGAAGATCACATGTCACGTGACGTTCGCTTTTTAGACAAGCCTAGTAAATACGAAAACACAAACTTTCCTCTGGCAATCACTAGCGAGTAGACCTAATTCTAGTCAGTGGGGTAAAGCTTGGGATCAATAGAAGGATGCTGTATTCTGATGCTAAAGTGTTTTTATACGTGTTCCTAATTTTTGAGTAAGATGTACCAGCCCCAGAACCATTATTTGAAAATGCTTTGCTGCTATTATTTATCtttaccaaaataataattacggtTCAATCAATCCGTTTTTTAAGGAACATTTATTAAAATGCTTTAAGAAAAATCAGCTTCATTAGCCCAACGACACCTGAAAGCAATGACTGAATTTTCAAATTCCCACACACACGAACCAAAGCTGCATCAAAGCACGATTTTATAGAGCTTTATAGGTAGTACTCAAAGCCTTGCAACTCGTTGTAGTTTGACCATGGAGGCGGTGGAGTTTGCGTTAAATTTCGCTTCAAGGCAAGTAGATTTTTCTCTTCGATCGTGCTAAATGAAGCTCCCAaaattttaaccaaaaaaaacgCAGTATTTGTGGAAATTGAGTGACTGTAGTCTgcttggttatttattaaaggCTATAGataagtaaatttacaaaatagaAAGATTGTGAGACCTTTGCAGTCTAAACGACGCTCAGCGATTGCTCCACAATGACGTTTTAGTCTAAAAAACTAGGCAGCCATAGGAACATTCAGTAACAAATCTATAGTAAAACTCACTCATTTGCCCGTTGGTAGCGAGGGGGGCGTAATCCTCGGAATTCGTATCGGGGTGTGCTGCACGATTCTCCAAATCGCGAGCCTGTTTCATATGTCCTTTTtaacacccgttttcagacctggcttcCTAAAATCCATACGCCTTATCACAAATGGCTTTTTGACGTTGTACTTGGTTTGCAAACCATCAACTAATTGTAGACCTTGTCCTCTTGAAGTCAGCATATAGTTTAAAATATGTTTGATATTTAACAGTATTTAACACTGAACATTGTTTCATGcacaaaattctagactaaaTCAAACTGCATATTGTGCCGTAATGAATACATCATGCTTATACACTAATCAATCCCTGCATAGCGGTTATATGAAGAATAATagaacaaaacaatgataacaaaCTGAATGGAAATACATGGACTAAACGTATAGATGCTAGAAGACTAAACTATTGGTTCCTAAAAGAAGGTTAAGTGCTGCGAGCAGATGCTGAGATGACAAGCGTTATACCTCTCCATCACgaaaaaaatgatggaaaattaGGTAATTTATCTGGATACAGCGTGCATTAGGCATAATGTATACATTATAAGTGTGAaggcatttttttcttctataTGGTCATTAAGTGACCCACAGAACACATAAAGCAATTAACAATCGATATGGTATGcgaaaaaatagttttgaacaGACGTACAAACAATAAACGTGCAAACAATAAGAGCACCCTTCtattaaatttttgattttgcatGCATCGAATCAAGAGACTAACTCTTTTGGCTAAATGGCTTTCTTAGCCATAAATGTACAGCTATTGTAGGTCTGCAACTCCTTGTAGTGTCAGAGCAGTAAAATAAGTCCTGTAGCACAATACAGGGGATTGTGAATCCACCTGTAGCACAATTCATGGGATTGTGATTGTCTAGTAGCCCATAAGTACTCCATTCACGATCAAAAAAGGATTGCGAAGACTTATTGCGGCGTATGAAGTAGAGTACCAAAATATCTGCGGTACGAAGTttagcagatatttgttttctgcacgttcTGATTTCGgtattttcattgtgtttttcaatgaagtgtTCAGTAGTTACGTAATACGTGTTAATTGCGTTTCATATATAAGTTGTTGTCAGTCAGTATGTTCTTCCTTCGGGTCTGCAACGCCACACGCTACAACACTGTTCTGTTTAACATGAGTGACGCGGAGGACAGCAATGTTCGTTCTCGTCCGAACCCTGAAGTCGTAGATCCTTCTATTGGCGCTGCTATACAGGCTGCCGTTACTCGTTCTATAGGTTCTTTAACCGACAACCTTACACAGGTCATCGAATCTCGGCTTACCGATTTTGCCAAGCGTTTTTCAGAGGAAAACAGTTCGTCCGTTGAGCAAGCTGTTAAGAATGCGCGCCGCGAGCAATACACGTGCAAGAGAAAGGGTAACCAGCAGCAGTTAGACCATTCCCTCCAGGTGCTGGACAAGCTAGACGAAGCTTCCGACGTACTGAAGCACAaatcttatgaaaaagctaaggCTGCTTTGGAGTCAGGTACGGAATTAGTGTCCAAGCGTGTTAAAGCAATAAAGCTAGCCGACAAGAGCGAGTTTGGATGGGCGACGGTCAATGAGTATCTATCCGACGAACTCGCCTCTGACTCAGATGATGAGAAGAGAATTTACCGGGCCGAGAGGAGAGCGGAGAGAAAGGTCACTAAGGAAAAACGTCGTCGTGCCCGTTCTAGCGACAAAGGCAGTGGCTCCGCCTCTACTTCTCGGGCGACTTCGTCAAGATACGCATCCAGCGATTTGGTTTCACGCCCGGAGGCTAGACCAGCGCGTCGTTTGGGCCCCTGTTTTAAGATAAGTACCCAGCACTTTTTCGCTTTactatctttgtttctttcttcgtCGATTATGGCGTTACCGCACAGGCCATAATCCAATATTCTCAGTGATTTGCTGCATTTGTGTTTATATTCATGTAGGTTAGTGCAGAATACCAAAATATCTGCGGTACGAAGTttagcagatatttgttttctgcacgttcTGATTTCGGTATTTTCATTTCGTATTTTCAAGTGTTCAGTAGTTACGTAATACGTGTTAATTGCGTTTCATATATAAGTTGTTGTCAGTCAGTATGTTCTTCCTTCGGGTCTGCAACGCCACACGCTACAAcactgttcttttatttttatgttatggattttattttcatgtttttctgtaTGTGTTCCCCTTTTTCAGTGCGGGGATTTTGGTCGTTTGAGTTCCACGTGCTTGAAGCCTGCGGATTCTTCGAAGAGTAGCTCTCGACGCGATTGACTAGATGGCGACTCGTCGACCTGTGATGAAGTTGAGTgtgatttaattcatttattgtcTTGTTGTGGCGACGAGTTTAGTGCGAAAGGCGGGAGCAGTGGCGTGAAAGGTCGCTTGCAATCTTCGTTTAACTTTTGGGTCGAGACTTTAGATGCACCAGATTTTGTCCTCGATATGATTAGGCGCGGTTACAGATTGCCGTTTGCCGAGTACCCCTCGCAGTGCTTTTTGAAGAACAATAGATCAGCTCTTCAGCATCCGGAATTTGTCGCTGAT from Porites lutea chromosome 1, jaPorLute2.1, whole genome shotgun sequence encodes the following:
- the LOC140935591 gene encoding uncharacterized protein, yielding MFFLRVCNATRYNTVLFNMSDAEDSNVRSRPNPEVVDPSIGAAIQAAVTRSIGSLTDNLTQVIESRLTDFAKRFSEENSSSVEQAVKNARREQYTCKRKGNQQQLDHSLQVLDKLDEASDVLKHKSYEKAKAALESGTELVSKRVKAIKLADKSEFGWATVNEYLSDELASDSDDEKRIYRAERRAERKVTKEKRRRARSSDKGSGSASTSRATSSRYASSDLVSRPEARPARRLGPCFKISTQHFFALLSLFLSSSIMALPHRP